A single Leptospira barantonii DNA region contains:
- a CDS encoding YceI family protein, with protein MKRIILFYCLILLPFVAGFSEEPTKNQTCNYSYDHASTKFGWKAFKFTEKTGVGGSFDKIEVVGTTAGNSLEKVLKGIKFTIDPNTINSGNNDRDAKIKSAFFYPLKKNGKIEGQVVSVALNSDKTSGKGAIELKFNGVSKKLDVNFTIQEGNRLEANSKLELGDFKALSAVAALNEVCKDLHKGKDGVTKLWSEVELTISTQLKADCK; from the coding sequence ATGAAACGAATCATTCTATTCTATTGTTTGATCCTACTTCCTTTTGTCGCCGGATTTTCGGAAGAGCCGACCAAAAACCAGACCTGTAACTACTCGTATGATCACGCGAGTACCAAGTTCGGTTGGAAGGCCTTTAAGTTTACGGAAAAGACCGGGGTCGGTGGGTCTTTTGATAAGATCGAAGTGGTCGGAACTACGGCCGGAAATTCTCTCGAGAAGGTCTTGAAGGGAATCAAATTTACGATCGATCCGAACACGATCAATTCGGGGAATAACGACAGAGACGCAAAGATCAAGTCCGCATTCTTTTATCCATTGAAGAAGAATGGAAAAATCGAAGGTCAGGTTGTTTCTGTTGCGTTGAATTCCGACAAAACGTCCGGCAAGGGTGCGATCGAACTCAAATTCAATGGAGTGAGCAAGAAGTTGGATGTAAATTTTACGATCCAAGAAGGAAATCGTCTGGAAGCGAATTCCAAACTGGAACTTGGAGATTTCAAAGCGCTTTCTGCAGTGGCCGCGCTCAACGAAGTATGCAAGGATTTGCATAAAGGAAAGGACGGAGTGACCAAACTTTGGTCGGAAGTCGAACTTACGATTTCCACTCAGCTCAAAGCGGATTGCAAATAA
- the rplM gene encoding 50S ribosomal protein L13 codes for MSVLSKAHKTPSLTKENAVKGWFVVDAEGKTLGRLASGIAARLRGKHKATFTPNQDCGDNIIVINASKVKVTGNKETQKMYYHHSRYPGGMTETVFKDLIAKQPEKIIYEAVKGMLPKSKLGDKMLTHCKIFSGAEHNLQAQKPVKLEI; via the coding sequence ATGTCAGTATTATCAAAAGCGCATAAAACTCCTTCTCTTACGAAAGAAAATGCCGTAAAAGGCTGGTTCGTAGTGGATGCAGAAGGAAAAACCTTAGGAAGACTCGCTTCCGGGATCGCCGCAAGACTTCGCGGAAAACACAAAGCAACTTTTACTCCGAACCAAGATTGCGGAGACAATATCATCGTTATCAACGCTTCCAAAGTGAAGGTAACCGGTAATAAAGAAACTCAGAAAATGTATTATCATCACTCTCGTTATCCGGGTGGGATGACTGAAACCGTTTTCAAAGATCTTATTGCAAAACAACCTGAAAAAATAATCTACGAGGCCGTAAAAGGAATGCTTCCAAAAAGCAAACTCGGAGATAAAATGCTCACCCATTGCAAAATTTTCTCGGGTGCTGAACACAACCTCCAGGCACAAAAGCCTGTGAAACTGGAAATCTAA
- the rpsI gene encoding 30S ribosomal protein S9, producing the protein MAPAKEIWAVGRRKTSVARAKIKEGSGKITVNHKDIKDYLQNRKSIIEEAVRPLSLLNVLDKYDLNLNVSGGGITGQVGAIRHALARAICRIKPEFRPAVKKEGFLTRDPRMVERKKYGLHKARRGTQFSKR; encoded by the coding sequence ATGGCACCCGCAAAAGAAATCTGGGCTGTAGGAAGAAGAAAAACCTCCGTCGCCCGCGCAAAAATCAAAGAAGGTTCCGGTAAAATCACCGTAAACCACAAAGATATCAAAGATTATCTTCAAAACCGCAAATCAATCATCGAAGAAGCGGTTCGTCCTCTTTCTCTTTTGAACGTATTGGATAAGTATGATCTGAATCTGAACGTTTCCGGAGGAGGAATCACAGGACAAGTTGGCGCGATTCGTCACGCACTTGCGAGAGCGATCTGCAGAATTAAACCGGAGTTCCGTCCAGCCGTGAAAAAAGAAGGATTCTTAACAAGAGATCCAAGAATGGTGGAAAGAAAGAAATACGGTCTACACAAAGCGAGAAGAGGAACTCAGTTCTCCAAACGTTAA
- the alaS gene encoding alanine--tRNA ligase: protein MKTKSVSEIREIFLNYFKDKTHSVVPSSSLLPAGDPTLLFTTAGMVQFKPFFTGAVELPYTRATSCQKCLRTTDLEIVGRTERHCTFFEMLGNFSFGDYFKEEAIEYALDCSVNHLGFDKEKIWVTVYTDDDEAEKIWLSKGIPKERITRLGKKDNFWGPAGDSGACGPCSELYLDRGIEKGGPDCATSGTCRPGCDCDRFLEFWNIVFNQFNQDTEGNLHPLKQTGIDTGSGLERVALLLQGADSVYDTDELRKIISFYEELSGITYTNENKTAFRVVTDHIRSVLFSIGDGIYPDRTGRGYVIRRLIRRATLFGRKLNFTEPFLYKLVDKVVEIYKSRYPDLGKNAKAIQKTILAEEELFLKTLELGLEKIESLVEKTKSSGKKIFSGTDSFLLYGTYGFPAEMTEEIVAEQGLDFDKKGFQEELEKDRQFSRESWKANKVSLMTGLNVDKTEFLGYSSVLEKGNITHLFFDNKSASSLKEGQSGAIVLNRTPFYPEGGGQVGDTGFLRQGKNVFKVLDTQKENDSIIHFGEVLSGEFVSAQELDAEVETTRRERLRFHHSGTHLLNGALRNLLGDHVLQKGSIVSPEYLRFDFSHPSALTGDEIRKIESWVNESIRKDFQVETKELGIDDAKKTGAVATFGEKYGDRVRVVQMGDASVEFCGGTHVSHTGEIGYFFIKKESSPGAGNRRIEGVCGPAVIETFQNRFAELTESVQNLNLKIRSELGNEGSKILVNSNVPGPDEIREKLEKEGATAVTFFRDLSETIASQIEESTSTFLKTKKTLESRDFENNTSVIEKVFSSSVETGTGKIVSAIFDDKDPNSLKGLSDNLKVREKNLLVILGSKGAENASVVITCSPELVSKGIHCGNLVKVACEMLGGKGGGKPDMAQGGGKEKQNLESAIAGAVNEAKQILTGERV, encoded by the coding sequence ATGAAAACAAAATCCGTATCGGAAATCCGCGAAATCTTTTTAAACTACTTCAAGGACAAAACGCACAGCGTAGTTCCGTCCTCTTCTCTGCTTCCCGCAGGAGATCCCACACTTCTTTTTACCACGGCGGGAATGGTTCAGTTCAAACCGTTCTTTACCGGCGCGGTTGAACTTCCTTATACAAGAGCGACCTCTTGTCAGAAATGTCTGCGGACAACCGACCTCGAAATTGTCGGAAGAACGGAAAGACATTGCACATTCTTCGAGATGCTCGGAAACTTCAGCTTCGGAGATTATTTCAAGGAAGAAGCGATTGAATACGCACTCGATTGCTCCGTCAATCATCTCGGTTTCGACAAGGAAAAAATCTGGGTTACCGTTTATACGGACGACGACGAAGCCGAAAAAATCTGGTTGTCCAAAGGGATTCCTAAAGAACGCATAACGCGTCTCGGCAAAAAAGACAATTTCTGGGGACCTGCCGGGGACAGCGGAGCCTGCGGACCTTGTTCCGAACTCTATCTCGATCGGGGAATCGAAAAGGGCGGACCGGATTGTGCTACAAGCGGAACCTGCAGACCCGGTTGCGACTGCGATCGTTTTTTAGAATTTTGGAATATAGTTTTCAACCAATTCAATCAGGACACGGAAGGAAATCTCCATCCGCTGAAACAAACCGGAATCGACACGGGCTCCGGACTCGAAAGGGTAGCGCTTCTTTTACAAGGAGCCGATTCCGTATACGACACCGACGAACTCCGTAAGATCATTTCTTTTTACGAAGAATTATCCGGTATCACCTACACGAACGAAAACAAAACCGCGTTTCGTGTCGTGACCGATCATATTCGTTCCGTGCTCTTTTCGATCGGAGACGGAATTTATCCGGACAGAACGGGAAGGGGATACGTTATACGCCGTTTGATTCGTCGCGCCACTCTTTTCGGTAGAAAGCTGAATTTCACGGAACCGTTTTTATACAAACTCGTGGATAAGGTAGTGGAGATTTATAAATCCCGTTATCCGGACCTCGGTAAGAACGCGAAGGCGATTCAAAAAACCATTCTCGCGGAAGAGGAACTATTCTTAAAAACCTTGGAGCTCGGACTCGAAAAGATCGAATCCCTTGTCGAAAAAACGAAATCAAGCGGAAAGAAAATCTTTTCCGGAACGGATTCGTTTTTGCTCTACGGAACCTACGGTTTTCCGGCCGAGATGACGGAAGAAATCGTCGCGGAACAGGGACTTGACTTTGATAAAAAGGGATTTCAGGAAGAATTAGAAAAGGACAGACAATTCTCCAGAGAATCCTGGAAGGCGAATAAGGTTTCGCTTATGACCGGCCTGAACGTGGATAAGACCGAGTTTTTGGGATATTCTTCCGTATTAGAAAAAGGGAATATTACACATTTATTCTTTGATAATAAATCGGCTTCCTCGTTGAAGGAAGGACAATCCGGTGCGATCGTATTAAACCGAACTCCTTTTTATCCCGAAGGCGGGGGCCAGGTGGGGGACACCGGGTTTCTGCGTCAGGGAAAAAACGTATTCAAGGTTTTGGATACTCAAAAGGAAAACGACAGCATCATTCACTTCGGAGAAGTTCTCAGCGGAGAATTTGTTTCCGCTCAGGAACTCGACGCGGAAGTCGAAACGACTCGAAGAGAACGTTTGAGATTCCATCACTCCGGAACTCATTTGTTGAACGGAGCGCTTCGAAATCTTCTCGGAGATCATGTCTTACAAAAAGGTTCGATCGTTTCTCCGGAATATCTTCGTTTCGATTTTTCGCATCCGTCCGCATTGACCGGAGATGAAATTCGCAAGATAGAATCCTGGGTCAACGAATCGATTCGTAAGGACTTCCAAGTTGAAACCAAGGAACTCGGAATCGATGACGCTAAAAAAACCGGAGCCGTCGCAACCTTCGGTGAAAAATACGGGGATCGTGTTCGAGTCGTTCAGATGGGAGACGCATCGGTGGAATTCTGCGGAGGAACTCACGTTTCTCACACGGGAGAAATCGGTTACTTCTTCATCAAAAAAGAATCTTCACCGGGTGCGGGGAATCGTCGTATCGAAGGCGTCTGCGGTCCGGCGGTGATCGAAACGTTTCAGAACCGTTTTGCGGAACTCACCGAATCGGTGCAGAACTTAAACTTAAAAATCAGATCGGAGTTAGGCAACGAAGGTTCTAAAATTCTCGTGAACTCGAACGTTCCCGGTCCCGATGAGATTCGAGAAAAACTAGAGAAGGAAGGCGCTACCGCGGTTACATTCTTCCGCGATCTTTCCGAAACCATCGCTTCTCAAATCGAAGAAAGCACTTCAACATTCTTAAAAACGAAAAAGACTTTGGAATCGAGAGACTTCGAGAACAACACGTCCGTGATCGAAAAAGTTTTCTCTTCTTCCGTGGAAACGGGGACGGGCAAAATCGTTTCGGCGATCTTCGACGATAAAGATCCGAATTCCTTAAAAGGTCTTTCCGATAACCTCAAGGTCCGCGAAAAAAATCTTCTCGTGATTCTGGGAAGTAAGGGCGCGGAGAACGCAAGCGTCGTCATTACCTGTTCTCCCGAACTCGTTTCCAAAGGAATTCATTGCGGGAATTTAGTAAAGGTCGCCTGCGAGATGTTAGGTGGTAAGGGCGGCGGTAAACCCGACATGGCTCAAGGCGGCGGTAAAGAGAAACAAAATCTCGAATCCGCGATTGCCGGAGCCGTGAACGAAGCAAAACAAATCTTAACCGGAGAAAGAGTATGA
- a CDS encoding YajQ family cyclic di-GMP-binding protein — protein MSDPSFDVVSEISRPELINAVTQALGEIKNRFDFKGSKSDIQLEDEQLVLTSDNEAKLESVIDVLISKMAKRGLGLKNFDFKSKIESATGGTVRMKVKIRKGMEKEQTKEVTRIIKDSKLKVNVTIMGESVRVVGKKKDDLQEVIHLLKTSELPFDVQFTNYK, from the coding sequence ATGAGCGATCCTTCCTTTGACGTGGTTTCAGAAATCAGTAGACCCGAGTTGATCAACGCGGTGACTCAGGCTCTCGGTGAAATTAAAAACCGTTTTGATTTTAAGGGTTCCAAATCCGACATTCAACTCGAAGACGAACAACTCGTTTTAACTTCGGATAACGAAGCGAAGTTGGAAAGTGTGATCGACGTTCTCATTTCCAAGATGGCAAAACGCGGTTTGGGTTTAAAGAATTTCGATTTCAAATCCAAGATCGAATCCGCGACCGGCGGCACCGTCCGGATGAAGGTCAAAATCCGCAAAGGAATGGAAAAGGAACAAACCAAAGAAGTTACGAGAATCATCAAGGATTCCAAACTCAAGGTAAACGTTACGATCATGGGAGAATCGGTCCGAGTCGTGGGCAAAAAAAAGGACGATCTCCAGGAAGTGATTCACCTGTTAAAAACGTCCGAACTTCCGTTCGACGTTCAGTTTACCAATTACAAATAA
- a CDS encoding Uma2 family endonuclease produces the protein MPMTDLKTDKDFAELPEGTLAELLDGEIIMVPAPIPEHQRISGKLYTYLLRYVERNQLGEIFFSPIDVFLDEHNVVQPDLIFISKARSSIIREKRIEGAPDWVAEILSEGNAYHDLKTKKKLYEKHGVSEYWIVDPMERSVEVFSNGESGFKLVASATSGKISSVVLEGFFIEIEPLFTKPE, from the coding sequence ATGCCTATGACCGATTTAAAAACGGATAAGGACTTCGCCGAACTTCCGGAAGGAACCTTGGCGGAGCTTTTGGATGGTGAGATAATTATGGTTCCAGCTCCGATCCCCGAGCATCAGAGAATTTCCGGTAAGTTATATACTTATCTTTTGAGATACGTAGAACGCAACCAACTCGGAGAAATTTTCTTCTCCCCGATCGACGTGTTCCTCGACGAACACAACGTGGTTCAACCCGATCTCATTTTCATTTCAAAAGCGCGGAGTTCCATCATCCGGGAAAAAAGAATCGAAGGCGCTCCCGATTGGGTCGCCGAAATTCTTTCGGAAGGAAACGCCTATCACGACTTAAAGACCAAAAAGAAACTCTACGAAAAACACGGAGTTTCCGAATACTGGATCGTCGATCCGATGGAACGTTCCGTGGAAGTTTTTTCCAACGGAGAATCGGGATTTAAACTGGTCGCGTCCGCGACTTCCGGCAAAATTTCCTCCGTCGTTCTGGAAGGATTTTTCATCGAGATCGAGCCGCTCTTTACAAAACCGGAATAG
- the mpl17 gene encoding cell surface protein MPL17 — MKKIFLIGVLASLITFGISAEDESPVKFKLEKSFGNSYLLKIVHPANYGIQKDAPHKILLNASNGLKVEKADLKVKGKTSEKKKEYLASVDPIPLVVTGKGELEIHGKIYYCNFDKNICIPGKIQQVEIIQ; from the coding sequence ATGAAAAAAATATTCCTCATCGGTGTTTTAGCAAGTTTGATTACCTTCGGAATCTCTGCCGAAGACGAAAGTCCCGTTAAATTCAAATTGGAAAAAAGTTTCGGAAATTCTTATCTTCTCAAGATCGTTCATCCGGCCAATTACGGAATTCAGAAAGACGCTCCGCATAAGATTCTTCTCAATGCGAGCAACGGATTGAAAGTCGAAAAAGCCGACCTAAAAGTGAAAGGGAAAACTTCCGAAAAGAAAAAGGAATACCTCGCTTCCGTAGATCCGATTCCGTTAGTCGTAACGGGTAAGGGAGAATTGGAAATTCACGGAAAGATCTATTACTGCAATTTCGATAAGAACATCTGCATTCCCGGCAAAATCCAACAAGTAGAAATCATTCAATAA
- a CDS encoding lipoprotein, which yields MKSIQLFVLTLSFLFLIECSSTTTKKPEHETPKENKTTVQEESSETAADEFTKATEGFLNSDTFQVVVSSLEGNADSAQDLARKRAINLLIAEKGENFRSSDKVVIKELVESKGKIVKHSGSIQGKTYFLFQVNSPGLKSSLKR from the coding sequence ATGAAATCGATCCAACTTTTTGTTCTTACACTTTCATTCTTATTCCTGATCGAATGTTCGTCGACTACGACGAAAAAGCCGGAACACGAAACTCCCAAAGAAAACAAAACCACAGTTCAAGAAGAATCGAGCGAAACGGCGGCCGACGAATTTACGAAAGCGACCGAAGGTTTTTTAAACTCGGATACGTTTCAAGTTGTCGTTTCTTCCTTGGAAGGAAACGCGGACAGCGCTCAGGATCTCGCGCGCAAACGGGCGATCAATCTTCTCATTGCGGAGAAAGGGGAGAATTTTCGTTCTTCGGATAAGGTAGTCATCAAAGAACTCGTAGAATCCAAAGGAAAAATCGTAAAACATTCCGGCTCGATCCAAGGAAAAACTTACTTTTTATTCCAGGTGAATTCTCCCGGCTTAAAGTCTTCCTTGAAACGTTAG
- a CDS encoding M16 family metallopeptidase, translated as MRFTKPILKPFPIFGICVLLCNVSLYADATIFSGLKKSLEEKTKTFQMENGLRVLMMKREDSPTIAVYTKFLVGSADETPEIAGTAHLLEHMLFKGTKNIGTTNYEKEKPYLEQIAVWGKRLDSLRIQEREMKERGEEPSSDFKNQIETLKKRFTVLLELHRKFVISNEDNFIYSRNGGVGFNAYTSNDVTNYQILLPANRLEIWAKLESDRLKNPILREYYTEREVVLEERRMRVENRGLGILREKYMDAAFPEGHPYRMPVIGYEKNLGFLDLEKTERFFKSYYDPQRMVIAVVGSLDFDKTETILRNYFGDLKKGKPQALKKVADAGFAGPKFVSVIHPSTPSKIIGFNKPAFPHPDDAVFSVIDTLLAEGESGRLFKKLVLEEQIAQGVYCWNGDPGDRLSNLFSIYITNNQNADQKKVENLVQEELDRLKTELITNEELFKIKNQILGGYLRALDDNGKLADILSLYQLLYGDWKEVLKGYEDLDTVTPEDVQRVAKKYFVSENRTIAELNPPSKDAKLSGK; from the coding sequence ATGCGTTTTACGAAACCGATTCTTAAACCATTTCCGATTTTCGGAATCTGCGTCCTTCTTTGTAACGTTTCACTTTACGCGGACGCGACAATCTTTTCCGGACTTAAAAAATCTTTGGAAGAAAAGACGAAAACCTTTCAGATGGAGAACGGACTTCGCGTTCTTATGATGAAACGAGAAGATTCTCCCACGATCGCCGTTTATACGAAATTTTTAGTGGGCTCCGCAGATGAAACTCCCGAGATCGCTGGTACTGCGCATCTTTTGGAACACATGCTCTTTAAGGGAACGAAGAACATCGGAACCACGAACTACGAAAAAGAAAAACCGTATCTGGAACAGATCGCGGTTTGGGGCAAACGTTTGGATTCTCTTCGAATCCAAGAACGAGAGATGAAGGAAAGAGGGGAAGAACCTTCTTCCGATTTCAAAAATCAAATCGAAACCTTAAAAAAAAGATTCACGGTTCTTCTCGAACTACATCGTAAATTCGTAATATCGAATGAAGACAACTTTATCTACTCGAGAAACGGAGGTGTGGGTTTTAACGCTTACACATCGAACGACGTTACGAACTATCAGATTCTTCTTCCAGCGAACCGTTTGGAAATCTGGGCCAAACTCGAATCGGATCGTTTGAAAAACCCTATATTAAGAGAATATTATACGGAACGGGAAGTCGTTCTGGAAGAAAGAAGAATGCGAGTCGAAAACAGAGGACTCGGAATTCTCCGTGAAAAATATATGGACGCGGCGTTTCCGGAAGGACATCCGTATCGAATGCCCGTGATCGGTTACGAAAAGAATCTGGGCTTTCTGGATTTGGAAAAGACAGAACGTTTTTTTAAAAGTTATTACGATCCTCAAAGAATGGTGATCGCGGTTGTGGGCTCGTTGGATTTTGATAAGACCGAAACGATTCTTCGCAACTATTTCGGAGATTTGAAAAAAGGAAAACCGCAGGCTCTCAAAAAAGTCGCCGATGCCGGATTTGCCGGACCCAAGTTCGTTTCCGTGATTCATCCGAGCACACCTTCCAAAATCATCGGCTTTAACAAACCCGCGTTTCCTCATCCGGACGACGCGGTATTTAGCGTGATCGATACGTTACTCGCCGAGGGAGAATCGGGACGGCTCTTTAAAAAATTGGTTCTGGAAGAACAGATCGCTCAGGGAGTTTATTGTTGGAACGGAGATCCGGGTGATCGACTTTCCAATTTATTTTCCATCTACATCACGAACAATCAAAACGCGGATCAGAAAAAAGTGGAGAATCTAGTTCAAGAAGAATTGGATCGATTGAAGACGGAACTCATCACGAACGAAGAACTTTTTAAGATCAAGAACCAAATCCTCGGCGGATATTTGAGAGCCTTGGACGACAACGGAAAACTCGCGGACATCCTTTCCTTGTATCAACTTCTTTACGGAGATTGGAAGGAAGTTCTCAAGGGTTACGAGGACTTGGATACGGTGACTCCCGAAGACGTTCAAAGAGTTGCGAAAAAATATTTCGTTTCTGAAAACAGAACGATCGCGGAACTCAATCCTCCTTCCAAAGACGCGAAACTTTCCGGAAAATAA
- a CDS encoding M16 family metallopeptidase: MNFKTMTYNFFNSNKVSFSKLNGKNENVEPVGSAEQSSEPTDARHKVKNSYIRIFCYSFVIGGLLSLSPKSSSLGAAPGDFVKNVKVPPLSFEFPEVQTFTSGKGTEVYFLPGEEFPLRNLEIHIYAGVLSNPTLAPEVPELFVQAWKHGGIPSAPGSAFIETLEGYGAKIDTDANSEKIVFTISYLSRFEKEILPLVKEFIATPLLNEEGFSVAKLNLEESIKRRNDKIPDIAYRKTAELVYKGTILGKSAQLDSLSKIESKDVRDFFEKTVSVSRRIVLLTGDLQRKEAEPLIASILPPRENVRVESQVPISSQTLKKNLDSLSFQVLGVDKDATQSIVMMTGILPAHKDPDFYAIQLTNYIIGGGGFSSYFMQKIRSDRGLAYSSNSSTYFEKDYGVVYFTTQTKTSTTKDVYDLMREILSEETISKITVEELESAKQSIVNRFIFQFADKMGILHNYLRFKEHDMPNDYLKNYRDKIQAVTINDLKRVGKKYFVHSSVKTILTGPKDITKGLNETVKHIGPEERIP, encoded by the coding sequence ATGAACTTCAAAACTATGACTTACAATTTTTTCAATTCAAACAAGGTATCATTCTCTAAGCTGAACGGTAAAAACGAAAACGTTGAGCCGGTCGGAAGCGCCGAGCAAAGTTCCGAGCCCACAGACGCTCGCCATAAAGTGAAAAATTCTTATATAAGAATATTCTGTTATTCTTTCGTCATTGGAGGGCTCTTGTCTTTGTCTCCGAAGAGCTCCTCTCTCGGCGCGGCTCCGGGAGATTTTGTCAAAAACGTAAAGGTTCCTCCTCTCAGTTTTGAGTTTCCGGAAGTTCAGACGTTTACGTCTGGAAAAGGAACCGAGGTTTATTTTTTGCCGGGAGAAGAATTCCCGCTTCGGAATCTGGAAATTCATATCTACGCGGGTGTTTTATCCAATCCGACTCTCGCTCCCGAGGTTCCCGAACTTTTTGTTCAGGCCTGGAAACACGGAGGAATTCCTTCGGCCCCGGGAAGTGCCTTTATCGAAACCTTGGAAGGTTACGGAGCTAAAATCGATACGGACGCGAACTCCGAAAAAATCGTATTCACGATTTCTTATCTTTCCCGTTTCGAAAAGGAGATTCTCCCCTTAGTAAAAGAATTTATCGCGACACCGTTGTTAAACGAAGAGGGATTTTCGGTCGCAAAACTGAACCTGGAAGAATCCATCAAACGAAGAAACGATAAAATCCCCGATATCGCCTATCGTAAAACCGCGGAACTCGTTTATAAAGGAACGATTCTTGGTAAAAGCGCTCAGTTGGATTCTCTTTCAAAGATTGAATCTAAGGATGTTCGTGATTTTTTCGAGAAGACCGTTTCGGTTTCGAGAAGAATCGTTCTTCTCACTGGTGATCTTCAAAGAAAAGAAGCGGAACCTTTGATCGCTTCGATTCTTCCTCCGAGAGAAAACGTTCGAGTGGAAAGTCAGGTTCCGATCAGTTCTCAAACTCTCAAAAAGAATTTGGATTCGCTTTCCTTTCAGGTTCTGGGTGTGGATAAGGACGCGACTCAGAGCATCGTGATGATGACCGGGATTCTTCCCGCGCACAAGGACCCGGATTTTTACGCGATCCAATTGACGAACTACATCATCGGAGGCGGGGGTTTTAGTTCTTACTTTATGCAGAAAATCCGCTCCGATCGCGGGCTTGCGTATTCTTCGAACAGCTCCACGTATTTCGAAAAGGATTACGGCGTCGTTTACTTTACGACTCAGACAAAAACATCCACGACCAAAGACGTCTACGATCTGATGCGCGAAATATTAAGCGAAGAGACGATTTCCAAAATCACCGTGGAAGAGTTGGAATCGGCGAAACAATCCATCGTGAACCGATTTATCTTTCAGTTCGCGGATAAGATGGGAATTCTCCACAACTATCTTCGTTTTAAAGAACACGATATGCCGAACGACTATCTAAAAAACTATCGGGATAAGATCCAAGCGGTTACGATCAACGATCTGAAACGAGTCGGTAAGAAATACTTCGTACATTCTTCCGTGAAGACGATTCTTACCGGGCCGAAAGACATTACAAAAGGATTGAATGAAACCGTAAAACATATCGGACCGGAAGAAAGGATTCCGTAA
- a CDS encoding MBL fold metallo-hydrolase: protein MYCKFQHKQYQFEGISEGGIRTSLYLPSLSLMFDIGAQNPNRIHLDNLLLTHSHLDHSSGLPYYISQRSLRKLKPPKIYLPAPLEEPMRKILDLYSQIEDFPYAYDMKAVNPGDRIDLDPQHFFSPHKTFHRVPSQGYTIYQRRKKLKKEFQDLPQEELNLALKEKKEVSELSETPVVSFSGDTKIEYVLEHEDVANSSILFIECTYIDKERNVDRAREWGHIHLDEIVGNLSSFKNEKIVLIHFSKRYSIPYIREILDKRIPKEEKHRFHAFLP, encoded by the coding sequence GTGTATTGTAAATTTCAACACAAACAATATCAATTCGAAGGGATTTCCGAAGGAGGAATTCGAACCTCCTTGTATCTTCCTTCCTTGAGTTTGATGTTCGATATAGGAGCGCAAAATCCGAATCGAATTCACCTGGACAATCTTTTACTGACTCATTCTCATCTGGATCATTCTTCCGGATTGCCGTATTATATTTCACAAAGATCCCTGCGTAAGTTAAAACCCCCTAAGATCTATCTTCCCGCTCCCTTGGAAGAACCGATGCGAAAGATTTTGGATCTTTATTCTCAGATCGAGGATTTTCCATACGCATACGATATGAAAGCGGTGAATCCCGGCGATAGGATCGATTTGGATCCTCAGCATTTTTTTTCACCACATAAGACGTTTCATCGTGTTCCTTCCCAAGGTTATACGATTTATCAAAGAAGAAAAAAACTGAAAAAAGAATTTCAAGACCTTCCGCAGGAAGAATTGAATCTCGCTCTGAAGGAAAAAAAGGAAGTTTCCGAACTCAGTGAAACGCCGGTCGTCAGTTTTTCGGGCGACACCAAGATAGAATACGTTTTGGAACACGAGGATGTCGCAAATTCGAGTATTCTGTTTATTGAATGTACTTACATAGACAAGGAAAGAAACGTGGATCGCGCGCGGGAATGGGGTCATATTCATCTCGACGAGATCGTGGGAAATCTTTCCTCCTTTAAAAACGAAAAGATCGTTCTCATTCATTTTTCGAAACGATATTCGATTCCTTATATTCGGGAGATTTTGGACAAAAGAATTCCGAAAGAGGAAAAACATAGATTCCATGCGTTCCTACCATGA